CTAAGCATCTGGGGGTCATACTTAAAATCTTTGAATCTTGATGCAGCATCTGACAACAGAATATCTAGCTTCTGAGGTAAAATGTCCATGTGCCTCAAGTCACCAACTCGAATGCCATTCCGGATAACCTTGCTAGAATAACAAGGTCCAATGCCTCTCTTGGTTGTACCGATGAAAGATTTAGCAAGCTCAGCTTCTTCAAGCCCATCCACTTCTTGGTGGAAATCAAATAAGAGGTGAGCATGATCAGAGACCAATATCCTTCCCTTGCAAGACACTCCATTGGATTCAAGGCCATCAATCTCTTTAAAGAGGCCCAGAAGATGCACCACAACACCATTCCCAATAACACAGAGAGTATCATCATTGAGAATTCCAGAGGGAACAAGGTGAAGTGCAAACTTCTTTCCTTCTGCATTGTAAATGGTATGTCCGGCATTAGCTCCTCCCTGGAAAAAAAAAAAAAAGACAATCAAGATACCAAAATGATCTGGCAATGCTAGCAGAGTGTTTCTTTGTCTTACCTGACAACAAGCAACAACGTCAAAGTGCTGGGCCAAGATGTCAACGAGTTTGCCTTTACCTTCGTCACCCCACTTGCAGCCCAAAACTCCGGACACCTGGGTTAGAGACTCAATTCGATTAGGTCCGCTGTTGGGTGACCCAACCACACTTAGCGATGAGGGCGAGGCAACTGAGGGCTTCACGGAGCATACAACAACATTTCTGGGGCGCTGGAGGAGGTTAAACCTATTGTGCTGGGCGCCCAAGTAGCAAGCAGGTTTGGAGAGTGGGTTGGCATCAAGGGCTACGAAGGTCGACAAGTTGTTTATGGTGAAGCACTGAGTTAGAAAGAAACTGTCAAGTCAAAACTTTACAACTCTCAAAAGACAGGGTTTTTGAGAAATTGAGCATAACCACAATTTTTCATAAAGACCACATCAAAAAGTCCATTATCACTTATTATTGGATTACAATTGAGCTTTGATGTAATGCATTACACTATAGAAGCACTACTCTTTAAACCAAGAGATTTTCTTCAGCCATCTACTTATATTAACGTTTCACAAAATCAGGCTTAAAACAAGACCAACAAGAACACAAAAACTATGAACACAATAAATTAATAGGCCTAACTATAGAAGCACTACTCTTTAAACCAAGAGATTTTCTTCAGCCATCTACTTATATCAACGTTTCACAAAATCAGGCTTAAAACAGGACCAACAAGAACACAAAAACTACAAACACTAGCAAACAAGAAAAATCTCTTCCCTTTGAGGTTACAAAGCATTACAATTTGATAATACTCACAACAATTGATACATACAAACAAGGTAAATGAAACATGAAAGCCGATCAATCATAACACATAGACTGCTCAATATTAACAATCAGAAACCCAAAAAACCATAACTAAAAAAGCAAACCAATAATTAATAAACGGAATTTCTATTCCAATAAACTATTTCTAGCCGAGCTATGTAATCATTACCAATATCTACTAATCGAATGCTAAACCCTAACTCACCAAAGCCACGGGCCACCATTACGAATTCACAATAGGCAAGAAGCCCTTAACATTTAGCAGGAAAAGAGAGAGAGAGAGAGAGAGAGAGAGAGAGAGAGAGAGAGAGACGAGAGAGAGAGAGTAGAGAGAGAGAGTAGAGAGNNNNNNNNNNNNNNNNNNNNAACTGTTCATAGTAAATTGGGATTCTCAAGAAACTACAATAATAATGATCATCTGAGCTTCAATATGCATATAAAGAAAGCTGAAAAGGTGTGTTG
Above is a window of Fragaria vesca subsp. vesca linkage group LG7, FraVesHawaii_1.0, whole genome shotgun sequence DNA encoding:
- the LOC101304923 gene encoding adenylosuccinate synthetase 2, chloroplastic-like, with protein sequence MYNVMCFTINNLSTFVALDANPLSKPACYLGAQHNRFNLLQRPRNVVVCSVKPSVASPSSLSVVGSPNSGPNRIESLTQVSGVLGCKWGDEGKGKLVDILAQHFDVVACCQGGANAGHTIYNAEGKKFALHLVPSGILNDDTLCVIGNGVVVHLLGLFKEIDGLESNGVSCKGRILVSDHAHLLFDFHQEVDGLEEAELAKSFIGTTKRGIGPCYSSKVIRNGIRVGDLRHMDILPQKLDILLSDAASRFKDFKYDPQMLREEVEKYKRFAERLKPFIADTVLVVNEAISEKKKILVKGGQATMLDIDFGTYPFVTSSSPSAGGIYTSLGIAPRVIGDLVGVVKAYTTRVGSGPFPTENLGKEGDLLRLQGQEFGTTTGRPRRCGWLDIVALKYCCQINGFSSLNLTKLDVLSDFPAIQLGVAYKTSDGTPIKSFPGDLRLLEQVKVEYEVLPGWNSDISNVRSYSELPKAARQYVERIEELVGVPIHYIGVGPGRDALIYK